From Eretmochelys imbricata isolate rEreImb1 chromosome 26, rEreImb1.hap1, whole genome shotgun sequence, the proteins below share one genomic window:
- the LOC144257669 gene encoding protein phosphatase 1 regulatory subunit 3C-B-like — protein MSCSELFQVFSTPPAMPVDFAMRLCLTHSPPIRKLLNSYEELRGGRGRKPLRSCLNQKPSAELEQRDSTKGSRSKKKRVVFADMKGLSLTAVRFFSKIEEDLCDLQQALSDLTCLRPKLRDPHLETKKYTLDFPQPSADYMAFRSRLHTNLICLENCLIQERSLSGTIKVRNIGYEKKVHVRITFDSWRSFRDVCCQYMHSTYGPTDADVFSFSITLPKASSPHGAIEFCVSFQCGQKTYWDNNNGNNYKVLHVSSSSPPSTFSQLARGSSVAGEHLGPSKAAALVLSHWQTWRRLENHGPYW, from the exons ATGAGCTGCAGCGA ACTGTTCCAGGTGTTCAGCACACCCCCAGCCATGCCTGTGGATTTTGCCATGCGGCTCTGCCTGACCCACTCTCCTCCCATCCGCAAGCTGCTGAACTCCTATGAGGAGCTGCGGGGTGGCCGGGGGCGCAAACCCCTCCGCTCCTGCCTGAACCAGAAGCCCAGTGCAGAGCTGGAGCAGCGGGACAGCACCAAGGGCAGCCGGAGCAAGAAGAAGAGGGTGGTGTTTGCTGACATGAAGGGGCTTTCCTTGACAGCGGTCCGCTTCTTCTCCAAGATCGAGGAGGACCTGTGCGACCTGCAGCAAGCCCTGTCCGACCTGACCTGCCTCAGGCCCAAGCTGCGAGACCCCCACCTAGAGACAAAGAAGTACACACTGGActtcccacagccctctgccGACTACATGGCTTTCCGCAGCCGCCTGCACACCAACCTGATCTGCCTGGAGAACTGTCTGATCCAGGAGCGGTCCCTGTCGGGGACCATCAAGGTCAGGAACATCGGGTATGAGAAGAAGGTGCATGTCCGCATCACCTTTGACTCCTGGAGGAGTTTCCGGGATGTCTGCTGCCAATATATGCACAGCACATACGGCCCCACTGATGCAGACGTGTTCTCCTTCAGCATCACCCTGCCCAAAGCATCCAGCCCCCACGGAGCCATCGAGTTCTGCGTTTCCTTTCAGTGCGGGCAGAAAACCTACTGGGACAACAACAATGGGAACAACTACAAGGTGCTCCACGTGAGTTCCTCgtcccctcccagcaccttctcccagctggcaaggggctcCAGCGTGGCTGGGGAGCACCTGGGCCCCTCCAAGGCAGCGGCGCTGGTCCTCTCTCACTGGCAGACCTGGAGGCGTTTGGAGAACCATGGTCCATACTGGTAG